A section of the Candidatus Glassbacteria bacterium genome encodes:
- a CDS encoding ketoacyl-ACP synthase III, which translates to MKNYLKILSTGISLPEKVLSNTDLERMVETSDEWILTRTGIRERRIAGNGVATSDIGAEAGRMALDSAGRSAVDVDLILVATASGDHLFPSTACIIQDRLGAVNATAFDISAACSGFLYCMTVAFSLLRTGVYRNVLIIGAETLSKITDYSDRDTCVLFGDGAGAMLVELGTDGKGLFASHLGSDGSLAGLLNVPAGGSRMPASADTVSANQHYIKMNGNELFKVAVRSMEEAAIKTLEKAGVDSADLDLLIPHQANIRIINSLRKRLGVDEKKLYINIERFGNTSAASIPIAYHEARSRNLCDQNSKILLVAFGGGITWGGVLIRG; encoded by the coding sequence ATGAAAAATTATCTTAAGATTCTATCGACCGGCATCTCGCTACCGGAAAAAGTTTTAAGCAATACCGATCTCGAACGGATGGTAGAGACCAGCGACGAATGGATCCTGACGCGAACCGGTATCAGGGAACGCAGGATTGCCGGTAACGGAGTGGCTACCTCGGATATAGGAGCCGAGGCGGGCAGGATGGCTCTGGATAGCGCAGGCAGGAGCGCTGTGGATGTGGATCTGATCCTGGTGGCCACCGCCAGCGGCGACCATCTGTTTCCATCCACTGCCTGTATCATCCAAGATCGCCTGGGCGCTGTCAACGCGACCGCTTTCGACATTTCGGCCGCCTGCAGCGGCTTCCTTTATTGCATGACAGTCGCCTTCAGTCTGCTCAGAACTGGAGTTTACCGTAACGTCCTGATTATCGGCGCCGAGACGCTGAGCAAGATCACCGATTATTCCGACCGCGACACCTGCGTGCTCTTCGGCGATGGGGCGGGGGCGATGCTGGTTGAACTGGGCACTGACGGCAAGGGTTTGTTCGCCAGCCACCTCGGCAGCGACGGTAGTTTAGCCGGACTGCTCAACGTGCCCGCCGGCGGCAGCAGGATGCCCGCCAGTGCGGATACTGTTTCGGCTAACCAGCATTACATCAAGATGAACGGCAACGAATTGTTCAAGGTGGCTGTGCGCTCGATGGAGGAGGCGGCGATAAAAACTCTCGAGAAGGCCGGCGTCGATTCAGCCGATCTCGACCTGCTGATTCCTCACCAGGCTAATATAAGAATTATCAACTCTTTGCGTAAACGGCTCGGGGTCGACGAGAAAAAGTTGTATATCAATATCGAGCGGTTCGGCAATACGAGCGCCGCATCGATTCCGATCGCATACCACGAGGCGCGCAGCCGGAATCTCTGCGATCAGAACTCCAAGATCCTGCTGGTGGCTTTTGGTGGGGGGATTACCTGGGGCGGAGTTTTGATAAGAGGCTGA
- the plsX gene encoding phosphate acyltransferase PlsX, with amino-acid sequence MRIALDVMGGDHMPAVPIKGAVQAIQELDGDFDLCLVGDEEKVSECLARLSDVDSGRIEIIHAPEVVEMAESPTVALRKKKQSSIAVGMALQAEGRADAFISAGNTGAVMAAALRSLGRIGGISRPGICSVFPTTRSSCVVLDVGANVDSKPLHLLHFALMGSIYSEKVLGTSNPRVGLLSVGEEPSKGDELTVATHKLMTASPLNFIGNVEGGDIFDGTADVVVCDGFVGNVVLKLSERVLSLLVEHLKKQIKASPLAAMGFVMLKGVFDDMKQTFDYAEYGGAPLLGIEGTTIICHGGSTPRAIRNAIKCARLAVLNKVNQVISEEVKNYQTENSTNEKLS; translated from the coding sequence ATGAGGATAGCTCTCGATGTGATGGGGGGCGACCATATGCCTGCGGTTCCGATCAAAGGTGCCGTACAGGCGATTCAGGAACTCGACGGGGATTTCGATTTATGCCTCGTGGGTGATGAGGAGAAGGTTTCCGAGTGCCTGGCCAGGCTCTCGGACGTGGATAGCGGCAGGATCGAGATTATCCATGCGCCCGAAGTTGTCGAGATGGCCGAAAGCCCGACAGTCGCTCTCCGCAAGAAAAAGCAGTCCTCGATCGCTGTTGGCATGGCACTTCAGGCCGAGGGCAGGGCCGATGCGTTCATCAGCGCGGGAAACACCGGCGCTGTAATGGCCGCCGCCCTGAGGAGCCTGGGCCGGATCGGCGGCATCAGCCGTCCCGGAATCTGCAGCGTGTTTCCCACAACCCGCAGCTCCTGCGTCGTACTCGACGTCGGCGCCAATGTCGATTCAAAGCCGCTCCATCTCTTGCATTTCGCGTTGATGGGTTCTATATACTCGGAGAAGGTCCTGGGTACCAGCAATCCCCGCGTTGGTCTTCTCAGCGTTGGCGAGGAGCCCTCCAAGGGCGACGAGTTGACAGTGGCCACCCATAAATTGATGACCGCGAGCCCGCTGAACTTTATCGGCAACGTGGAAGGCGGCGACATCTTCGATGGTACGGCCGATGTTGTGGTCTGCGACGGGTTTGTGGGTAACGTGGTGCTCAAGCTCAGCGAGCGAGTCTTGAGCCTGCTGGTGGAGCACCTCAAGAAGCAGATCAAGGCCAGCCCGCTGGCCGCGATGGGTTTCGTGATGCTTAAGGGAGTATTCGATGATATGAAACAGACCTTCGATTACGCCGAATACGGCGGCGCTCCGCTGCTGGGTATCGAGGGTACGACCATTATCTGTCACGGGGGATCGACTCCGCGCGCAATCCGTAACGCTATCAAATGCGCCAGGCTCGCGGTTCTCAATAAAGTCAACCAGGTAATCAGCGAAGAAGTCAAGAATTACCAGACGGAAAATTCCACAAATGAAAAATTATCTTAA
- a CDS encoding 50S ribosomal protein L32 — MAVPKRKTSKSRKRKRRTHFKIDSPAASTCSNCGQVKQPHRVCPHCGHYKNREVIEVVE; from the coding sequence ATGGCTGTACCCAAGAGAAAGACGTCGAAATCACGTAAGAGGAAGAGAAGAACGCATTTTAAGATTGACTCACCCGCCGCTAGCACATGTTCCAATTGCGGGCAGGTTAAGCAACCCCATCGCGTCTGCCCTCATTGCGGGCACTACAAGAACCGCGAAGTTATCGAAGTGGTGGAGTGA
- a CDS encoding DUF177 domain-containing protein yields MSVLIIDLDDLKSGSSHARGEVSPDELEIGPDSPFKFNGPLKLDARLSTTDQLSFHVTGKLSYEADGECRRCLKPVTVNLISDLRCMYALPEALKKLEMSEEERQKEGIFTLDQAARQVDLGEAVREVLVLEYPRYLECANGCRELCSSRGADLNEASCESRDESVDPRWGKLLELKNKK; encoded by the coding sequence ATGTCTGTGTTAATAATAGACTTGGATGATCTGAAATCGGGTTCCAGCCATGCGCGTGGCGAAGTTTCTCCGGACGAGCTGGAAATTGGCCCGGACTCTCCGTTCAAGTTTAATGGTCCGCTCAAACTGGATGCCAGACTCAGCACGACAGACCAGTTGAGTTTTCATGTCACCGGCAAGCTGAGTTATGAGGCTGATGGCGAGTGCAGACGGTGTCTCAAACCGGTAACTGTGAACCTAATCAGCGACTTGCGCTGTATGTACGCTTTACCCGAAGCGCTGAAAAAGCTTGAGATGAGCGAAGAGGAGCGCCAGAAAGAGGGTATCTTCACTCTCGATCAGGCGGCCAGGCAAGTCGACCTTGGCGAGGCTGTGCGGGAAGTCCTGGTTTTGGAGTACCCGAGATATCTCGAGTGCGCAAATGGTTGCCGGGAACTCTGTTCCAGCCGCGGTGCGGACCTGAACGAAGCAAGCTGTGAAAGCAGGGACGAATCAGTGGACCCGCGCTGGGGCAAATTACTGGAGTTGAAAAACAAGAAGTGA
- a CDS encoding NAD(P)H-hydrate dehydratase, with amino-acid sequence MIPVLTAGQMREVDRFTIEELGLPGAVLMESAGRSVVDAMFESPALGACSSPLILCGKGNNGGDGFVAARWLKERCAPGWPRVLLAGRLDELSGDAALMAAAAVNFGVNVIELTDDTLHLLAEEVSACDVVVDGLLGSGAAGAPCGIIAGIVETVNEYSPPLVAIDSPTGVEMDTGAVPGDSLGAVLTVTFGYEKPGHRFYPGRARCGEVICADVGFPRQALDRAGCKLYVCEREDVRRGLPSRRPDSNKGDFGKLLVIGGSTGLTGAPVMSSLAAMAVGAGMVTAAVPESLNNIFETKLTEVMTLPLPDDGAGNITADAVDKTAGFIDAEMDVVALGPGIGRSAMTAEFVRRLAPRLKVPVVVDADGLNAFAGKAKKFSSFGGPVVITPHPGEMSRISGKTVKEIVADPVKAARDFSASTGATVLLKGPPTVIAQESGRTVISPTGSHALAKAGSGDVLTGVIAALIAQGTEPFAASFCGAWLHGTAGELAGEVFGEYSVLASHVTEALGEALAVVRDEV; translated from the coding sequence ATGATTCCGGTACTGACAGCCGGTCAGATGCGGGAGGTCGACCGCTTTACAATCGAGGAGCTGGGCCTGCCGGGCGCGGTTTTGATGGAAAGCGCCGGCCGCTCGGTGGTGGATGCGATGTTCGAGTCTCCGGCTCTCGGAGCTTGCAGTTCCCCGCTGATTCTATGCGGAAAAGGCAACAACGGCGGCGACGGGTTCGTGGCGGCACGCTGGTTGAAAGAGCGCTGTGCTCCCGGCTGGCCCAGGGTGCTTCTCGCCGGACGGCTGGATGAGTTGAGCGGCGATGCGGCTCTGATGGCGGCGGCGGCGGTTAACTTCGGCGTCAATGTAATCGAGCTGACGGACGATACTCTCCACCTTCTGGCCGAGGAGGTCTCGGCCTGCGATGTGGTGGTCGACGGGCTGCTGGGTTCGGGGGCGGCCGGCGCTCCCTGCGGGATTATCGCCGGGATTGTCGAGACGGTCAACGAATATTCCCCGCCGCTGGTGGCGATCGATTCGCCGACAGGGGTGGAGATGGATACCGGCGCCGTGCCCGGAGACAGCCTGGGCGCCGTGCTGACTGTCACGTTCGGGTACGAGAAACCGGGGCACAGGTTTTATCCGGGTCGCGCCCGTTGCGGCGAGGTGATCTGCGCGGATGTCGGCTTCCCTCGCCAGGCCCTGGATCGTGCCGGCTGCAAGCTGTATGTCTGCGAGCGCGAGGATGTGCGCCGCGGGCTGCCGTCGCGAAGGCCGGACAGCAACAAGGGGGATTTCGGCAAGCTGCTGGTAATCGGCGGCTCGACCGGACTGACCGGCGCGCCGGTGATGAGTTCTCTGGCTGCGATGGCCGTCGGGGCCGGGATGGTTACCGCCGCGGTGCCTGAATCGCTCAACAACATATTTGAAACCAAGCTGACCGAGGTCATGACCCTGCCGCTGCCCGATGACGGCGCTGGGAATATCACTGCCGACGCAGTGGATAAAACCGCCGGGTTTATCGACGCTGAGATGGACGTGGTGGCCCTCGGTCCGGGTATCGGCCGTAGCGCCATGACAGCGGAATTCGTCCGTCGGCTCGCTCCGCGCCTCAAGGTGCCGGTGGTGGTGGACGCCGACGGGCTCAATGCGTTCGCGGGCAAGGCCAAAAAGTTCTCGTCCTTCGGCGGGCCGGTGGTTATCACGCCCCATCCCGGCGAAATGAGCCGGATCAGCGGCAAAACAGTCAAGGAGATTGTCGCCGATCCGGTAAAGGCAGCGCGGGACTTTTCCGCTTCCACCGGCGCAACCGTGCTGCTCAAGGGGCCGCCGACCGTGATCGCCCAAGAAAGCGGCAGGACGGTTATCAGCCCCACCGGCTCGCACGCGCTGGCCAAAGCGGGGTCGGGCGATGTGTTAACCGGAGTGATCGCGGCTCTGATCGCCCAGGGCACGGAGCCTTTTGCCGCATCGTTCTGCGGAGCCTGGCTGCATGGCACGGCAGGGGAGCTGGCCGGAGAAGTGTTCGGGGAATACAGCGTGCTGGCCAGTCATGTCACAGAGGCGCTGGGTGAAGCGCTCGCCGTGGTCAGGGACGAGGTATGA
- a CDS encoding response regulator: MKKILVVDDVPENRDIFAVGLEDEYQVLQAADGEEGLEVAEREKPDLIFLDVSMPAGMGGLDTIAALRKHHELYGIPVIAITAHSVVSAKRAVERGCNDFMLKPLTADKIRDKLIEWLPEDQ; the protein is encoded by the coding sequence ATGAAAAAGATCCTGGTAGTGGATGATGTTCCGGAAAACAGAGATATTTTTGCTGTCGGCCTGGAGGATGAGTATCAGGTGCTGCAGGCCGCCGACGGGGAGGAAGGCCTGGAAGTGGCCGAGCGGGAAAAACCGGACCTGATTTTTCTGGACGTCTCCATGCCTGCCGGCATGGGCGGGCTGGACACGATAGCGGCATTGCGCAAGCACCATGAGTTGTACGGCATACCGGTGATAGCGATCACGGCGCACAGCGTGGTCAGTGCCAAACGGGCCGTGGAACGGGGCTGCAACGATTTTATGCTCAAGCCTCTGACCGCGGACAAAATCCGGGACAAGCTGATCGAATGGCTGCCAGAGGACCAATAA
- the carB gene encoding carbamoyl-phosphate synthase large subunit, whose amino-acid sequence MPKRTDLKKILIVGSGPIVIGQACEFDYSGTQACKALRDEGYEVVLVNSNPATIMTDPETADAVYLEPIVPDVVAKIIEKERPDALLSTMGGQTGLNVSVELADSGVLDKFGVELIGAKIEAIKKAEDRELFGNAMKKIGLDLIRGDYARNMEQARQVVEKIGFPVIIRPSFTLGGSGGGHADNIEEFEKAAKWGIDLSPISEILVEESVLGWKEYELEVMRDLKDNVVIICSIENFDPMGIHTGDSITVAPAQTLTDKEYQRMRDASLAVIREIGVETGGSNIQFAVNPENGRLVIIEMNPRVSRSSALASKATGFPIAKIAAKLSVGLTLDEIPNDITRQTPASFEPTIDYVVTKIPRFTFDKFPGADDTLTVQMKSVGEVMAIGRTFKESLQKALRGLETNRYGLGADGREIEMPEKLADELRRPNSERVFYIRHALREGWDPQKIYELSGIDPWFIWQMQEIVEMEGRLSKLRSKSGLSADVLREAKRMGFSDYQIGSLTGIDELEIRSLRKSRGVQVVFKRVDTCGGEFEAHTPYLYSTYESEDESWPTRRKKVMILGSGPNRIGQGIEFDYCCVQAAFALKEEGYESIMVNSNPETVSTDYDTSDRLYFEPLTLEDVLNIVDIEKPDGVIVQFGGQTPLKLAVPLAEQGVPIIGTQPSSIDLAEDREQFGKLLEQLGIEHPAYGIAYNEKEASRIAANIGYPVLVRPSYVLGGQSMVIVYDEESLKRYMKSAMDASLGKSILIDRYLENAVEVDVDAICDGERTVIGGIMQHIEEAGIHSGDSACVMPPLKLGKSVLDALRKSTTELARALDVIGLLNIQYAVKDKKIYVLEVNPRASRTVPYVSKTIGVSLAKLATKVMIGRKLDELGFAQERSFDHISIKESVLPFIKFPNVDILLGPEMKSTGEVVGMDRSYGLSYAKAQMSAGNALPVEGAVAVSLSDRDKENLLPSVKKLARMGFVIYATGGTHDFLKSKRVKSQRVHKVGEGSPNIVDLISEKKVSLLINTPSDKKSQYDAAAMRRAALTGSIPYVTTKAAAIAAVEGIEALRKGEIQVTSLQEYNA is encoded by the coding sequence ATGCCGAAACGTACCGACTTAAAGAAAATATTGATTGTCGGCTCCGGGCCGATCGTGATCGGCCAGGCCTGCGAATTCGATTACTCGGGCACTCAGGCCTGCAAAGCTCTCCGTGACGAGGGTTACGAGGTGGTGCTGGTCAACAGCAATCCCGCCACGATCATGACCGACCCGGAAACAGCCGATGCGGTCTATCTCGAACCGATTGTTCCCGATGTTGTCGCCAAGATTATCGAAAAAGAGCGTCCCGACGCCCTGCTGTCCACGATGGGCGGCCAGACGGGTCTGAATGTCTCGGTGGAGCTGGCCGATAGCGGCGTGCTGGACAAGTTCGGGGTGGAGCTGATCGGCGCCAAGATCGAGGCGATCAAAAAGGCCGAGGACCGGGAGTTGTTCGGCAACGCGATGAAGAAAATCGGGCTTGACCTGATCCGTGGAGATTACGCGCGTAACATGGAGCAGGCGCGGCAGGTCGTCGAAAAAATAGGCTTCCCGGTGATTATCAGGCCCTCGTTTACGCTGGGCGGCTCCGGCGGCGGCCACGCCGACAACATCGAGGAATTCGAGAAAGCCGCCAAATGGGGCATCGACCTCTCGCCGATCAGCGAGATTCTGGTCGAGGAATCCGTGCTGGGCTGGAAGGAATACGAACTGGAGGTCATGCGCGACCTCAAGGACAACGTGGTCATTATCTGCTCCATCGAGAATTTTGACCCGATGGGGATCCATACCGGCGACAGTATCACGGTGGCTCCGGCCCAGACCCTGACCGACAAGGAGTACCAGCGGATGCGCGATGCCTCGCTGGCTGTGATCCGTGAGATCGGGGTCGAGACAGGCGGCAGCAATATCCAGTTCGCGGTCAACCCGGAAAACGGCCGGCTGGTGATTATCGAGATGAACCCGCGCGTGTCTCGTTCGAGCGCCCTGGCCAGCAAGGCCACCGGTTTCCCGATCGCCAAGATCGCGGCCAAGCTCAGCGTGGGCCTCACGCTGGATGAGATCCCCAACGATATCACCCGGCAGACCCCGGCCTCGTTCGAACCCACTATCGATTACGTGGTCACCAAGATTCCGCGCTTCACGTTCGACAAGTTTCCCGGCGCCGACGATACGCTGACCGTGCAGATGAAAAGCGTGGGCGAGGTGATGGCTATCGGGCGGACATTCAAAGAGTCGCTGCAGAAAGCTCTCCGCGGCCTGGAAACCAACCGCTACGGCCTGGGGGCCGACGGCCGCGAGATCGAAATGCCGGAAAAACTGGCAGACGAACTCCGCCGGCCCAACTCCGAGCGCGTGTTCTATATCCGTCACGCCCTGCGCGAGGGCTGGGACCCGCAAAAAATCTACGAGCTCAGCGGAATCGACCCGTGGTTTATCTGGCAGATGCAGGAAATTGTCGAGATGGAGGGCCGTCTGAGCAAGCTGCGTTCCAAGAGCGGGCTCAGCGCCGACGTGCTCCGCGAGGCCAAGCGGATGGGGTTCAGCGACTACCAGATCGGCAGCCTGACCGGGATCGATGAACTGGAGATCCGCTCCCTGCGCAAGAGCAGGGGGGTGCAGGTGGTGTTCAAGCGTGTCGATACCTGCGGCGGCGAGTTCGAGGCCCATACTCCCTATTTGTACAGCACCTACGAGAGCGAGGACGAGTCCTGGCCCACGCGGCGCAAGAAAGTGATGATCCTGGGCAGCGGTCCCAACCGGATCGGCCAGGGTATCGAGTTCGATTACTGCTGCGTGCAGGCGGCGTTCGCGCTCAAAGAGGAGGGTTACGAGTCGATCATGGTCAACTCGAACCCGGAGACGGTCAGCACCGACTACGATACCTCGGACAGGCTCTATTTCGAGCCGCTGACGCTCGAGGACGTGCTGAATATCGTCGATATCGAAAAGCCGGACGGAGTGATTGTCCAGTTCGGCGGGCAGACCCCGCTCAAGCTGGCCGTGCCGCTGGCCGAGCAGGGCGTGCCCATTATCGGCACCCAGCCGTCGAGTATCGACCTGGCCGAGGACAGGGAACAGTTCGGCAAGCTGCTCGAGCAGCTGGGGATCGAGCATCCGGCCTACGGGATCGCCTACAACGAAAAAGAGGCGAGCAGGATCGCAGCGAATATCGGCTACCCGGTGCTGGTGCGTCCCAGCTACGTGCTGGGCGGCCAGTCGATGGTGATCGTCTACGACGAGGAATCGCTGAAACGGTACATGAAATCGGCGATGGACGCCTCGCTGGGCAAGTCGATCCTGATCGACCGCTACTTGGAAAACGCTGTCGAGGTCGATGTGGACGCAATCTGCGACGGTGAGCGCACGGTGATCGGCGGGATCATGCAGCATATCGAGGAAGCCGGTATCCATTCCGGCGACTCGGCCTGCGTGATGCCTCCGCTGAAGCTCGGCAAGAGTGTGCTGGACGCCCTGCGCAAGTCCACAACCGAACTGGCCAGGGCGCTCGACGTGATCGGGCTGCTGAATATCCAGTATGCGGTCAAGGACAAGAAAATCTACGTGCTCGAGGTCAACCCGCGGGCCAGCCGCACCGTGCCGTATGTCAGCAAAACTATCGGCGTCTCCCTGGCCAAGCTGGCCACCAAGGTGATGATCGGCCGTAAGCTGGATGAACTTGGATTTGCGCAAGAGCGCAGTTTCGATCATATTTCAATCAAGGAAAGCGTTCTGCCGTTCATCAAGTTTCCCAACGTCGATATCCTGCTGGGACCGGAGATGAAAAGTACCGGCGAGGTTGTCGGCATGGACAGGAGTTACGGCCTGAGCTATGCCAAGGCCCAGATGAGCGCGGGTAACGCTCTGCCGGTGGAGGGAGCCGTGGCGGTCAGCCTCAGTGACCGGGACAAGGAAAACCTGCTGCCCAGCGTCAAGAAACTGGCCAGGATGGGATTTGTCATCTACGCCACCGGCGGTACACACGATTTCCTGAAGAGCAAGCGGGTCAAGAGCCAGCGGGTGCATAAGGTGGGAGAGGGCAGCCCGAATATAGTCGACCTGATCAGCGAAAAGAAAGTGAGTCTGCTGATCAATACTCCTTCGGATAAGAAAAGCCAGTACGATGCCGCGGCGATGAGGCGGGCGGCGCTGACCGGTTCGATCCCCTATGTCACCACCAAGGCCGCCGCGATTGCTGCTGTGGAGGGAATCGAGGCGTTACGTAAGGGCGAGATCCAGGTCACCAGCCTTCAGGAATACAACGCATGA
- a CDS encoding metallophosphoesterase yields the protein MLNRKTASAFSPGNPPPSEWWRHGLIESAEVEGRTDCVLVGIVADSHDNVPMLGRAVEHFNAAGCELVIHGGDVVAPFAIEVLGDLKCPFRAIYGNNDGEKVGLKLKAAALGGSIEEPPVQFEAGGLVIRVTHDCSDWEAEAAQHDADVIIFGHTHDTLVETAGERNTRVGINPGECGGWLTGDCTAALLDTETRAVRIIDLKLDPGMEIEGSEIS from the coding sequence ATGCTGAACAGGAAGACGGCAAGTGCATTCTCACCGGGAAACCCTCCGCCCTCAGAGTGGTGGCGTCACGGGCTTATTGAGAGTGCCGAAGTCGAAGGGAGAACTGACTGCGTGCTGGTAGGAATCGTCGCCGACAGCCATGACAACGTACCGATGCTCGGACGGGCTGTGGAGCATTTTAATGCCGCCGGCTGCGAGCTGGTGATCCACGGCGGCGATGTGGTGGCTCCGTTCGCAATCGAGGTGCTGGGCGACCTCAAATGCCCGTTCAGGGCGATCTACGGCAACAACGACGGCGAGAAAGTGGGCCTCAAGCTGAAAGCCGCCGCCCTCGGCGGTTCAATAGAGGAGCCGCCTGTCCAGTTCGAGGCCGGCGGGCTTGTAATCCGCGTGACCCACGATTGCTCTGATTGGGAAGCCGAGGCCGCGCAGCACGACGCTGACGTGATCATCTTCGGCCATACCCACGACACGCTTGTCGAGACCGCCGGTGAGCGAAACACTCGGGTGGGGATCAACCCCGGCGAATGCGGCGGATGGCTCACCGGCGATTGCACCGCCGCGCTACTCGATACCGAAACACGCGCTGTCAGGATTATCGATCTTAAACTGGACCCGGGCATGGAGATCGAAGGATCAGAAATCAGCTGA
- a CDS encoding proline--tRNA ligase produces MSKGITSRDKDYSRWYQDIVLRAELADYAPVKGCMVIRPHGYAIWEKMQAELDRMFKETGHVNAYFPLLIPEEFLRKEAEHVEGFSPECAVVTHAGGSELEEPYVIRPTSETIIWSMYRKWIQSYRDLPLLINQWCNVIRWELRTRLFLRTTEFLWQEGHTAHATEAEAEAETRRMLEVYRSFAEDTMAMPVIWGLKTEREKFAGALRTYTIEAMMQDRKALQAGTSHNLGQNFARAFDVDFLDADGERKLVWASSWGVSTRLIGALIMVHSDDNGLVLPPKLAPIECVIVPIYRSDDERERVLEKANRIKRELAGRFSVQLDDRDQFKPGFKFSEWELKGVPVRIELGPRDVDNAQVVLVRRDSGEKSFEPMEGLADNVAALLDKVQQGLYDKALAFREENTRKIDSYDEFKQYMDDEGGFALIHWAGDREDEERMQRETKATIRCIPLDAEQEDGKCILTGKPSALRVVASRAY; encoded by the coding sequence ATGTCAAAAGGCATAACTTCGCGAGACAAGGATTACTCCCGCTGGTATCAGGACATCGTTCTGCGGGCGGAACTGGCCGATTACGCGCCGGTCAAGGGCTGCATGGTGATCCGGCCCCACGGGTATGCGATCTGGGAAAAAATGCAGGCCGAGCTGGACCGGATGTTCAAGGAAACCGGGCATGTCAACGCATATTTCCCGCTGCTGATCCCCGAGGAATTCCTCCGCAAGGAAGCCGAGCATGTCGAGGGTTTCAGCCCCGAGTGCGCCGTGGTCACCCACGCCGGCGGCAGCGAGCTTGAAGAACCCTATGTGATCCGCCCGACGAGCGAGACGATTATCTGGAGCATGTACCGCAAGTGGATCCAGAGCTACCGCGACCTGCCCCTGCTGATCAACCAGTGGTGCAACGTGATCCGCTGGGAGCTGCGTACCCGCCTGTTCCTGCGCACCACCGAGTTTCTCTGGCAGGAGGGCCACACGGCCCACGCCACCGAAGCCGAGGCCGAGGCCGAAACCAGGCGGATGCTGGAGGTTTACCGCTCGTTCGCCGAGGACACGATGGCGATGCCGGTGATCTGGGGACTCAAGACCGAGCGCGAAAAATTCGCCGGCGCGTTGCGGACATATACTATCGAGGCGATGATGCAGGACCGCAAGGCGCTCCAGGCGGGCACCAGCCACAACCTGGGCCAGAATTTCGCCCGCGCGTTCGATGTCGATTTCCTGGACGCCGACGGTGAGCGCAAGCTGGTCTGGGCCTCGAGCTGGGGTGTCAGCACCCGCCTGATCGGCGCGCTGATTATGGTCCACAGCGACGACAACGGCCTGGTACTGCCGCCGAAACTCGCGCCGATCGAGTGCGTGATCGTGCCGATCTACCGCTCGGACGACGAGCGGGAGAGGGTGCTGGAAAAAGCGAACCGGATCAAGCGGGAACTGGCCGGCAGGTTCAGCGTGCAGCTCGATGACCGCGACCAGTTCAAGCCGGGATTCAAGTTCAGCGAGTGGGAGCTCAAGGGCGTGCCCGTGCGGATTGAGCTCGGCCCCCGCGATGTGGACAACGCTCAGGTAGTGCTGGTCCGTAGAGATAGTGGCGAAAAGAGTTTCGAGCCGATGGAAGGCCTGGCCGATAATGTCGCGGCCCTGCTTGACAAGGTCCAGCAGGGACTCTACGATAAAGCGCTGGCCTTCCGCGAGGAAAATACCAGGAAAATAGACAGCTACGATGAGTTCAAACAGTACATGGACGATGAGGGCGGGTTCGCGCTGATCCACTGGGCGGGAGACCGCGAGGACGAAGAGCGGATGCAGCGGGAAACGAAAGCTACTATCCGCTGCATCCCGCTCGATGCTGAACAGGAAGACGGCAAGTGCATTCTCACCGGGAAACCCTCCGCCCTCAGAGTGGTGGCGTCACGGGCTTATTGA